The proteins below come from a single Miscanthus floridulus cultivar M001 chromosome 1, ASM1932011v1, whole genome shotgun sequence genomic window:
- the LOC136497297 gene encoding cytochrome P450 93G2-like: MEAAAAAASGGGGLALLPGVLLLLALSTLVISRWSNRNSSRLPPSPMALPLIGHLHLIRPPPHRAFDRILARYGPLVYLRLGPSTHCVVAGTADAARDLLKHEASIPERPLTAVTRHLAYDDAGFAFAPYGPHWRFMKRLCMSELLGPRTVDQLRPVREAELAAVLAAARDAADKGEAIDVSRHLISMSNNAIMRMVASALPGHMTEAARDCAKQVAELVGAFNVEDYVGLCRGWDLQGLTRRTREVRDKFDALLEIMITGKEENRRRQHGLGQTTTAADNSSKDLLDILMDAAEDVNAEVKLTRENIKAFVLDIFTAGSDTTATSVEWALALALNHPDCMEKLRAELDAVVGASRLVGEQDVPRLPYLQAVFKETLRLQPPAVFAQRETIEPVHVRGYVIPPKTSVFFNIFSIGRDPGYWEEPLQFLPERFMPGGAGAGVDPKGQHMQLMPFGSGRRACPGMGLAMQAVPAFLAALVQCFHWEVPVPPGQSKAPPLDMEEQAGLVTARKNHLVLIPTPRLNPLPTRAT, translated from the coding sequence atggaagcagcagctgctgctgccagcggcggcggcggcctggccCTGCTGCCCGGCGTCCTGCTCCTCCTGGCGCTCTCCACCCTCGTCATCTCCAGATGGAGCAACCGTAACAGCAGCAGGCTGCCCCCGAGCCCGATGGCCCTCCCGCTGATCGGCCACCTGCACCTCATCCGCCCGCCGCCTCACAGGGCCTTCGACCGCATCCTGGCGCGCTACGGGCCCCTCGTCTACCTCCGCCTCGGTCCCTCCACGCACTGCGTCGTGGCGGGCACGGCCGACGCCGCCCGGGACCTCCTCAAGCACGAGGCCAGCATCCCGGAGCGGCCGCTCACGGCCGTGACGCGCCACCTCGCCTACGACGACGCCGGGTTCGCGTTCGCGCCCTACGGCCCGCACTGGCGCTTCATGAAGCGCCTCTGCATGTCCGAGCTTCTGGGCCCGCGGACCGTCGACCAGCTGCGGCCCGTGCGGGAGGCCGAGCTGGCGGCCGTGCTGGCGGCGGCGCGCGACGCGGCCGACAAAGGGGAGGCCATCGACGTCAGCCGCCACCTCATCAGCATGTCCAACAACGCCATCATGCGCATGGTGGCCAGCGCGCTGCCGGGCCACATGACGGAGGCGGCCAGGGACTGCGCCAAGCAGGTCGCCGAGCTCGTGGgggccttcaacgtcgaggaCTACGTGGGGCTCTGCCGGGGATGGGACCTGCAGGGGCTCACGCGGAGGACGCGCGAGGTGCGGGACAAGTTCGACGCGCTGCTGGAGATCATGATCACGGGCAAGGAGGAGAACCGGAGACGGCAGCATGGGCTGGGGcagaccaccaccgccgccgacaACAGCAGCAAGGACCTGCTGGACATCCTCATGGACGCGGCGGAGGACGTGAACGCCGAGGTGAAGCTGaccagggagaacatcaaggcttTCGTGCTGGACATCTTCACGGCCGGCTCCGACACCACGGCCACCAGCGTGGAGtgggcgctggcgctggcgctcaACCACCCGGACTGCATGGAGAAGCTGCGCGCGGAGCTGGACGCCGTGGTGGGCGCGTCGCGCCTGGTCGGGGAGCAGGACGTCCCGCGCCTGCCCTACCTGCAGGCCGTCTTCAAGGAGACGCTGAGGCTGCAGCCCCCCGCGGTGTTCGCGCAGCGGGAGACCATCGAGCCGGTCCACGTCCGGGGCTACGTCATCCCGCCCAAGACCTCCGTCTTCTTCAACATCTTCTCCATCGGCCGCGACCCGGGGTACTGGGAGGAGCCGCTCCAGTTTCTGCCCGAGCGCTTCATGCCCGGCGGCGCAGGGGCCGGCGTCGACCCCAAGGGGCAGCACATGCAGCTCATGCCGTTCGGGAGCGGCCGCCGCGCCTGCCCCGGCATGGGCCTGGCCATGCAGGCCGTGCCGGCCTTCCTCGCCGCGCTGGTGCAGTGCTTCCACTGGGAGGTGCCCGTCCCGCCGGGCCAGTCCAAGGCGCCGCCCTTGGACATGGAGGAGCAAGCGGGGCTCGTCACCGCCAGGAAGAACCATCTCGTCCTCATCCCCACACCGCGCCTCAATCCGCTGCCGACAAGAGCTACGTAG